The genomic segment AAGAGCACGAGAACATCGCCTGGGGCAAGCGACAGTTGTTCAGTTTTGTAGCAGGCGTTGGGAAGGACGCCCAGGAGTAAGTCGCTGTGGCTGAGGCGCTCTGCTTCGCCGGAAGCGCGTAGCAGAATTGGAGGAATATGACCAGCATTCACGTAGGTGAGCTGACCGGTGGAAGGGGTGTAGCGTGCCTGGAAGAAGGTGATGAAGCGGTCAGGTTCGGTGTTTTCGCAGATGACTCGGTTAATCTGGGCCGTGCTCTGTTCCAGGGTGTTTTCGAGTGGCACAAGCACGTGCAGGCAGGCCTGCAGGTTCGCCATGAGCAAGGCGGCAGCCATGCCTTTACCGGCCACGTCGGCAATGGCCAGGCGCAGGCTGCCGTCAGGTTCACAGAGCGCATCATAGTAGTCCCCGCCGACTTCCTGACTGGATAAGGCGGAGGCGGCCAATTCTACCCCCGGCGCTTCAGGTAAGCGTTGCGGTAACAGACGTTGTTGGATCTGGCGGGCCCGTTGCAGCTCACGCTCCAGCTGTTGGTGTTCAATCTGGGCTTCGATCAGGAACGTGTTGCGAATGGCCGAAGCAGCCAGCGTACCGAGGGCGTAGAGGAACTCGATTTCAGCAGGGCCGTAAGGCACGCCGTTGATGCGCTGGCCCAAGCCCAGCACAGCCTGTGTGACTCCCTGTTGTCGGATGGGCAGTACCAGGTGGAGCTGAAAGGCCCGCAGCCAGTCCCAATCGGCTGTAGCTTCGTTCAGTAGTAGGGGCTGTTCGAGCTGACCGAGCTGTTCGATGCGTCGGCGAGGCAGCGTAGAAGGCAAGCCACGGCTGGCAAGCACTTCAAAGGTGGCGGTGCCATCGGCGGTTTCGACGCGTACCAGCAGTAGATAGCGGTTGATCAGGAGATGGCCCATCAGAGCCAGTGAAAGCAAGTGCGCCAGTTGGCTACGGTCGATGGTTGCATTGAACTCCTGGGCCAGTTCGAACAGCGTGTCGAGTTGCTGCAGACGCAGATCCAGGTCCCGATTGGCCTGTTGTAGCTCTTCGATGAGCAGGGCATTGTGCAGGGCGGCTGCCGAGAGCGTGGCCAGTGCCTGCACAAACTCCAGTTCACGTCTGGCGAAGGGTTGGCCGGTGGCTTTGCGGCCCAGCGCGAGTAGACCCAGTAGTCGATGTCGAAACATCAGGGGCACTGCCAGCCATAGGCCGTGGGTGCGGAGTGCTTCGGGGACGTCGGCATTGTGGAGCACCTGATCTGAAGAGGGCAGGGGTAACTCCAGAATCGTATCAGGTTTCAGATCCATCGGGCCCCGCACATCGGCCACCCGAAAACGTTGCATCAGTGGATCGAACAGCAGCACGGCACCCCGGGTAACCAGCAGCTTACTCAAGGTTGAGAGCAGCAGGTTACGGATGACGGCTGCACGGTCGTCTGAAGTACTCAGCAGCCGGCTGGCTTCGTACAGGGCCCGCAGGTCAAAGCGGTCGGTAGCCCTGACCGTCGATTGATCGTTCATGGTGTGGAAGCTGCCGGGATTTCATCCAGGTGTATAACCTCGGCCTGGCGGGGGCGGCCTGCTTTCAGATGGAGGCGCACGCAGGTTTTAACCCGGTGTAACCCTTCGCGTCCGGCCGCCCCCGGATTCACGTACAGCATCCCGTTCAGGGAAGCGACCCGCTCAATGCGGAGGATGTGACTGTGACCACAGACGAATATATCCGGCTGTTGCTGGCGCAACCGGGCGGCAATGCCAGGCGCCCATCGGCCCGGACGGCCGCCGATGTGTGTCATCCAAATGCGTACGCCTTCCAGCGTCAGCCAGAGATCTGCTGGAAGCCGTTGACGGAGCTCGGGACCATCGACGTTGCCGTAGACGGCATGCACAGGTGCCAGGGTCTCAAGGTGTTTGAGCACCTCGAGCGATCCCACATCGCCGGCATGCAGAATCAGATCGACGTCGGCGAAAGCTTCGGGCAGGGCCGGGTGCCAGAAGCCATGCGTGTCGGAAAGAATCCCCAGAATCATCGCGCTGCCCGATGGTACACGTCTCGCTGACTGGCAGAGAAGATACGGTGCGCGTGGTTTGCATCAAAGGCACGGGGGAAACAGGCCAGAGGTTCAGCGGAGCGTCAGACGCAGGCCGGCCTGCATCCGTGGCGCTTTTTCTTCAGCTTCAGAAGACCAGAATAGTAGCGGTAACCCCACGAAGGGAGATAGTTGATAGGAAGGCCGGTTATATTCCAGACCACCCTGTGCCCAGATGATGCCCCCGTTATAGGTGCGTTCCCATGCAGCGGCTTCCTCGGTACCGCGCTTGCCAGCTCCCTCGGTAACGGTCCGCGTCTCTCGCGCTGATTCCATCAGGTTGTAGTAACGAGCAGTGCCGGTCAGACCTATAAAAATGTTGCTGCGGGCCGGGTTGAGCAGCAGTGCATAGCTCGTCAACAGGTGCAATTCCCATCCGAAGACCTGCTGGTAGGTGATTTCGAAGCGGGGAGGGGGGTCGGCAGGGGTCAATGCGGCATTTGGAGGGATCTGGGTTTCTTCCAGCGGGGTCCAGCGTTCGTAGCCAGTGCGAACGCGGCGCAGTCCGACGGCGTAGTTGGCGACTACAAAGGGAGACAGGAGCGATGAGGTGAGCAGGGCCACGTCGATCTGCGGAAAACCCAGGGTGCCATCTGCAGCCGGATCGACGGCCAGGCGAAAGGCATAGCTATCGCTTTCCGAAGCCTGATAGAACTTGAGCAGGATCCAGTCAACGGTCAGCGTGCGGCCGGTGGTGCCACCGCTGGCGTTGAGGACAACGCCCAGGTCGAGCTGGTCACTCAGCGCATAACTCAGGTGAAAGCGCAGGCCTACCGGAAGGCCAAACAGGCCACTGCTGGCCGGACCGCTTTCCTGATTGAGCGTGCGGGCACAGCAGAACAGTTCGGTGCCTACCGCATACCCATCGAAGAAGCTGCGATGGGCGGTTTCGCTCTGATAAAGTCCGTCGTTGAGCTGAGCAGGCACCTGCGCCCTGCTTGATGGGCCCAGACCACTGCCCAGCAGCAATAACGCGCTGCCCGTGCAAGCAATCCGCCGCAGCGTCCGGAAACCTGCGCCTCGCATGGTGGGGGAATAATGGATGAAAGCGATAAAGGTACGGGATCGGACCGTACCTTTTCTTAAATCTACAAACTTACAAATAATTTGCAAAAAGTCCAGCCCCTTAAAGCGTCAGGCTTTCGCCTGGCTGAAGGACCTGTACCTTGAACCCTTCTTGCTCCAGGCGTTGGCGGCATTGTTCAATGTCGATCTGGATGGGGGGAAAAGTGTTGTAGTGGATTGGAATGATCAGGCCTGGTTTGAGCATTTTGGCTGCTCGGACAGCGCCTTCGACGCCCATCGTGAAGAGATCGCCTACCGGCATGAGCGCCACATCTATCTGGTAATCTTCGCCATACCAGGCCATTTCAGCAAAGGGGCAGGTATCGCCCAGGTCATAGATTACCTTACCTTCGATTTCGAGGAGGTAACCGTTCGGGTTGCCTCCATAGGTGCCGTCCGGAAAAGATGACGAATGGCGGGCGTAGGTCTGCGTGACACGTCCCCAGGGAAATTGCCAGGAGCCGCCGGTGTTCATGGGATGTACGTTATTGTGCCCGTGCTGCTGGGCATACTGGGTGATCTCAAAGTTGGCGATCAGCAGTGCGTTGGTGCGGCGAGCGATGGATAACGTGTCGCCCCAGTGGTCACCGTGAGCATGCGTGAGCAGAATCACATCGGGGTGCAACTGGTCGGCCGTAACAACTCCCTGCGTGTGCGGGTTGCCCGTAATGAAGGGGTCAAAGAGCAGCGTGGTGCCGTTTGTCTCAATCTGGAAGGCCGAATGTCCGAAGTAGGTGAGCTTCATGGCGATCCTTCTGGTTGGGTTGATGCCCAGAATGTCTTCCTTTTAATAAACAAGCGACTCATATTTTTTGCCAGCCCGAAGGTCCGGGCGGCTTGTTACAATCCGGCTACGAGGGATAACGCATGGCGAGCCTGTCCAATGGGCTACGAGCGGGCTACGCGGTAGAGCCAGTATACAAAGCTGAGGAAAACGAGTACGCCCAACACGTGAGCTACGGGCGCGAAGCTATCCGGCACCAGGCGCAGCACGTCGGTACTCTGGGCCAGTGCAAATGGAATGGCCAGCAAAATGCCT from the Rhodothermus sp. genome contains:
- a CDS encoding metal-dependent hydrolase; this translates as MKLTYFGHSAFQIETNGTTLLFDPFITGNPHTQGVVTADQLHPDVILLTHAHGDHWGDTLSIARRTNALLIANFEITQYAQQHGHNNVHPMNTGGSWQFPWGRVTQTYARHSSSFPDGTYGGNPNGYLLEIEGKVIYDLGDTCPFAEMAWYGEDYQIDVALMPVGDLFTMGVEGAVRAAKMLKPGLIIPIHYNTFPPIQIDIEQCRQRLEQEGFKVQVLQPGESLTL
- a CDS encoding SpoIIE family protein phosphatase; this translates as MNDQSTVRATDRFDLRALYEASRLLSTSDDRAAVIRNLLLSTLSKLLVTRGAVLLFDPLMQRFRVADVRGPMDLKPDTILELPLPSSDQVLHNADVPEALRTHGLWLAVPLMFRHRLLGLLALGRKATGQPFARRELEFVQALATLSAAALHNALLIEELQQANRDLDLRLQQLDTLFELAQEFNATIDRSQLAHLLSLALMGHLLINRYLLLVRVETADGTATFEVLASRGLPSTLPRRRIEQLGQLEQPLLLNEATADWDWLRAFQLHLVLPIRQQGVTQAVLGLGQRINGVPYGPAEIEFLYALGTLAASAIRNTFLIEAQIEHQQLERELQRARQIQQRLLPQRLPEAPGVELAASALSSQEVGGDYYDALCEPDGSLRLAIADVAGKGMAAALLMANLQACLHVLVPLENTLEQSTAQINRVICENTEPDRFITFFQARYTPSTGQLTYVNAGHIPPILLRASGEAERLSHSDLLLGVLPNACYKTEQLSLAPGDVLVLFTDGVTEAIGPNDEPFGEDRLLTCLQTHRHRPAQAIVKAVQQAIEQFTGHPANRDDDVTLLVLKVLPC
- a CDS encoding metallophosphoesterase family protein, translating into MILGILSDTHGFWHPALPEAFADVDLILHAGDVGSLEVLKHLETLAPVHAVYGNVDGPELRQRLPADLWLTLEGVRIWMTHIGGRPGRWAPGIAARLRQQQPDIFVCGHSHILRIERVASLNGMLYVNPGAAGREGLHRVKTCVRLHLKAGRPRQAEVIHLDEIPAASTP